Proteins found in one Salvia splendens isolate huo1 chromosome 10, SspV2, whole genome shotgun sequence genomic segment:
- the LOC121753114 gene encoding bifunctional phosphatase IMPL2, chloroplastic-like, with protein sequence MQSLQLLPHSRSTFLSLSPPPAFPLALSSDRNPSALNLGSIRLNSIKMDSARCSLSNGHGGRSEAAIALQFDDCDLDRFADVGNQLADAAGDVIRRYFRKSFDILDKPDLSPVTIADQAAEESMVKILQENFPSHAIYGEENGWMCKEDFADFVWVLDPIDGTKSFITGKPVFGTLISLLHKGEPILGIIDQPILKERWIGITGRRTALNGQEISTRYCEQLSKAYMYTTSPHLFTGDAEVAFARVRSKVKVPLYGCDCYAYALLASGFVDLVVESGLKPYDFLSLIPVIEGAGGVITDWEGNQLKWEASSKSHAPPSFNVVAAGDKRVHEEALDTLEWH encoded by the exons ATGCAATCTCTCCAGCTGCTCCCCCATTCTCGCTCcacctttctctctctatctcccCCGCCTGCATTTCCTCTTGCTCTCTCCTCCGATCGTAATCCTTCTGCCCTAAATCTCGGCTCGATTCGATTGAATTCGATTAAGATGGATTCAGCTCGCTGCTCTCTCTCTAATGGCCACGGCGGTAGAAGTGAAGCCGCCATTGCCCTCCAATTTGACGATTGCGACCTCGACCGCTTCGCCGATGTCGGCAACCAGCTTGCAGACGCCGCCGGCGATGTCATCCGCCGCTATTTCCGCAAGAGCTTCGACATACTCGATAAACCGGATTTAA GTCCTGTGACGATTGCTGATCAGGCGGCGGAGGAGTCAATGGTGAAAATCCTACAAGAGAATTTTCCTTCTCATGCAAT TTATGGAGAGGAGAATGGATGGATGTGCAAAGAAGACTTTGCAGATTTTGTTTGGGTTCTGGATCCTATAGATGGCACTAAAAGTTTTATCACTG GAAAACCCGTGTTTGGAACTCTAATTTCTTTACTCCACAAGGGGGAACCG ATTCTTGGCATTATTGATCAACCTATCCTTAAAGAAAGATGGATTGGAATAACTGGGAGGAGAACTGCTTTGAATGGTCAGGAGATCTCAACACGCTATTGTGAACAACTGTCAAAAGCATACAT GTATACAACTAGCCCTCATTTATTTACTGGGGATGCTGAGGTGGCATTCGCTCGGGTTAGAAGTAAG GTGAAAGTGCCACTTTAtggctgtgattgctatgcttatGCTCTGTTGGCATCAGGTTTTGTGGACCTCGTGGTTGAGTCAGGCCTCAAG CCATACGATTTCCTTTCCCTGATACCTGTGATCGAAGGTGCCGGTGGAGTTATAACAGATTGGGAAGGGAATCAACTGAAATGGGAGGCTTCTTCTAAATCACATGCTCCTCCAA GCTTTAACGTAGTGGCAGCTGGGGACAAAAGGGTTCACGAAGAAGCTCTGGATACTTTGGAGTGGCACTAG
- the LOC121753112 gene encoding 26S proteasome regulatory subunit S10B homolog B — protein sequence MSSENDDAARRKVAIADYRKKLLTHKELDVRVRSARDNLRATKKEYNKTEDDLKSLQSVGQIIGEVLRPLDNERLIVKASSGPRYVVGCRNKVDKDKLTAGTRVVLDMTTLTIMRALPREVDPVVYNMLHEDPGNISYSAVGGLSDQIRELRESIELPLMNPELFIRVGIKPPKGVLLYGPPGTGKTLLARAIASNIDANFLKVVSSAIIDKYIGESARLIREMFNYARDHQPCIIFMDEIDAIGGRRFSEGTSADREIQRTLMELLNQLDGFDQLGKVKMIMATNRPDVLDPALLRPGRLDRKIEIPLPNEQSRMEILKIHASGIAKHGEIDYEAVVKLAEGFNGADLRNICTEAGMFAIRAERDYVIHEDFMKAVRKLNEAKKLESSAHYSTDFGKE from the exons ATGAGCAGCGAGAACGACGATGCTGCTCGCCGCAAGGTGGCCATTGCTGACTACCGGAAGAAGCTGCTGACTCACAAGGAGCTTGATGTCCGAGTTCGATCTG CAAGAGATAATCTAAGGGCTACAAAGAAGGAGTATAATAAAACAGAGGATGATCTAAAGTCACTTCAGAGTGTTGGACAGATAATAGGCGAAGTTCTGAGGCCCCTCGATAATGAACGCT TGATAGTTAAAGCCAGTAGTGGCCCAAGATATGTGGTTGGGTGCCGCAATAAAGTGGATAAGGACAAACTTACAGCAGGCACTCGGGTAGTTTTGGATATGACTACACTTACAATTATGCGAGCTCTCCCTCGTGAG GTAGATCCTGTTGTCTATAACATGCTTCATGAAGATCCTGGGAATATTAGTTATTCTGCTGTTGGTGGGCTGTCAGACCAGATCCGGGAACTGAGAGAATCTATAGAATTACCTTTAATGAATCCTGAGCTCTTCATAAGAGTTGGCATCAAGCCTCCTAAG GGTGTACTTCTGTACGGGCCTCCTGGAACCGGAAAAACGTTGTTGGCCCGAGCCATTGCTAGTAACATTGATGCCAATTTCTTAAAG GTAGTATCAAGTGCTATTATTGATAAGTACATCGGTGAGAGTGCGAGATTGATTAGAGAAATGTTTAATTATGCTCGTGATCACCAA CCCTGCATCATATTTATGGATGAGATTGATGCCATTGGTGGACGCCGTTTCAGTGAGGGAACTAGTGCTGACCGTGAAATCCAGAGGACACTTATGGAGTTGCTAAACCAACTTGATGGATTTGATCAGCTGGGGAAG GTTAAAATGATAATGGCGACCAACAGACCCGATGTCTTGGACCCTGCACTTCTTCGTCCTGGTCGCCTGGACAGGAAAATAGAGATACCATTGCCGAATGAACAGTCAAGGATGGAAATTCTGAAAATCCATGCTTCTGGGATCGCCAAACATGGTGAAATTGATTATGAGGCTGTTGTTAAACTGGCTGAA GGGTTTAACGGGGCAGATCTTCGTAACATCTGCACCGAAGCTGGAATGTTTGCAATTCGGGCAGAACGTGACTATGTCATTCATGAAGACTTCATGAAG GCTGTAAGGAAACTGAACGAGGCGAAGAAGCTGGAGTCGAGTGCTCACTATAGTACTGATTTTGGGAAGGAATAG
- the LOC121750103 gene encoding SUMO-activating enzyme subunit 2-like, whose product MDSEQQQSAIEGAKVLMVGAGGIGCELLKTLALSGFRDIHIIDMDTIEVSNLNRQFLFRQSHVGQSKAKVARDAVLKFRPGISITSYHANVKDPDFNVDFFKQFNVVMNGLDNLDARRHVNRLCLASGVPLIESGTTGFLGQVTVQIKGKTECYECQNKPAPKTYPVCTITSTPSKFVHCVVWAKDLLFAKLFGPKNQENDLNVRSSDSSSSSEQVEDVFEHKKGEEIEQYARKIFDHVFGYNIELALSNEDTWKSRGKPRPIYCKDVDVIPTEHVHQNGNQGRGSAAGDMTSVSAMATLGLKNPQDLWSLKENTAVFLEALKLFLSKREKEIGNLSFDKDDQLAVELVTAAANIRATSFGIPLHSLFETKGIAGNIVHAVATTNAVIAGLIVIEAIKVLENDVKNYRMTFCLEHSSNKMLLMPVEPFEANKSCYVCSETPLTLEINTRRSKLRDLIDKIVKAKLGMSSPLIMQDSTLLYEVGDDLDEGEVANYAANLEKVLSELPSPVRGGTILTVEDLQQEFKCSINIKHREEFDEEKEPDGMVLSGWTQAQAAEKNSNVSADNGASTSGASQAASTMPEDDDDLQIIIPPPVSGRKRKLSSVTATSGVASAAAKEPKIKRKAEEIDGDNENDIVMLDDGNISKKGEA is encoded by the exons ATGGATTCCGAGCAGCAGCAGTCCGCAATTGAG GGTGCAAAAGTGCTTATGGTGGGCGCTGGCGGTATAGGGTGCGAACTACTGAAAACCCTCGCTCTGTCGGGGTTCAGAGATATCCATATT ATTGACATGGATACAATTGAAGTCAGCAATCTAAATAGACAGTTCTTATTTCGACAATCACATGTTGGTCAGTCGAAAGCCAAA GTTGCTCGAGATGCAGTTTTAAAATTTAGGCCTGGTATTAGCATCACATCCTACCATGCGAATGTGAAGGACCCTGATTTCAATGTTGATTTCTTTAAGCAGTTCAATGTTGTTATGAATGGGCTTGATAATTTGGATGCCAGACGGCATGTCAACCGCCTTTGCTTGGCATCCGGCGTGCCATTGATTGAAAGCGGTACCACTGGCTTTCTGGGACAG GTTACCGTTCAAATAAAGGGTAAAACAGAATGTTATGAATGTCAGAATAAGCCAGCTCCAAAAACTTACCCTGTTTGTACTATTACAAGTACTCCTTCAAAG TTTGTACACTGTGTAGTATGGGCAAAGGACCTGCTTTTTGCAAAATTATTTGGCCCCAAAAATCAGGAAAACGATTTGAACGTTCGTTCTAGTGATTCTTCGAGCTCATCCGAACAAGTTGAAGATGTTTTTGAACACAAAAAGGGGGAAGAAATTGAACAATATGCCAGGAAGATATTTGACCATGTATTCGGTTATAACATTGAGTTAGCTTTGTCGAATGAAGATACATGGAAATCTCGTGGCAAGCCAAGGCCTATATATTGCAAAGATGTAGATGTCATTCCAACTGAGCATGTTCACCAAAATGGAAATCAAGGTAGAGGCTCAGCAGCTGGAGATATGACATCAGTGTCTGCAATGGCAACTCTAGGTCTGAAAAATCCACAGGACCTTTGGAGCTTGAAAGAGAACACAGCAGTATTTCTTGAGGctctaaaattatttttatcgaAACGAGAAAAG GAAATTGGTAACTTGAGTTTTGACAAAGATGATCAGCTGGCTGTAGAACTTGTTACTGCTGCGGCAAATATTAGAGCTACTTCATTTGGCATCCCCTTGCATAGCCTTTTTGAAACCAAAGGTATTGCTGGAAATATTGTGCATGCTGTTGCCACAACAAATGCTGTCATTGCTGGATTGATTGTGATCGAGGCTATTAAGGTGCTGGAGAATGATGTTAAGAACTATAG GATGACTTTTTGTCTTGAGCATTCTTCAAATAAGATGCTACTCATGCCAGTCGAGCCCTTTGAGGCAAACAAGTCATGCTATGTTTGCTCCGAG ACACCTTTGACGCTTGAGATTAATACACGTCGTTCGAAGCTGAGGGACCTGATTGACAAGATTGTGAAGGCAAAGCTTGGGATGAGCTCGCCCCTAATCATGCAAGATTCCACACTTCTTTATGAGGTTGGTGATGATCTTGATGAAGGAGAGGTTGCCAATTATGCAGCAAATCTTGAAAAG GTGCTATCTGAGCTTCCCTCTCCAGTCCGTGGCGGGACAATTCTTACTGTTGAGGATCTTCAACAGGAGTTTAAATGCAGCATCAATATCAAGCACAG GGAAGAATTTGATGAAGAGAAGGAACCCGATGGAATGGTTCTCTCCGGCTGGACACAAGCTCAGGCAGCGGAAAAGAACAGCAACGTGTCAGCTGACAATGGCGCGAGCACCTCTGGCGCATCTCAAGCTGCTTCCACCATGCCCGAGGACGACGATGACTTACAAATTATCATTCCACCACCAGTATCAGGAAGGAAGAGAAAGCTATCCAGTGTCACTGCTACTTCAGGTGTTGCATCTGCTGCTGCCAAGGAACCAAAGATCAAGAGAAAGGCAGAAGAGATCGATGGTGATAACGAGAACGACATAGTCATGCTTGACGACGGCAACATATCGAAGAAAGGAGAAGCATAG
- the LOC121750143 gene encoding protein CHROMATIN REMODELING 35-like, which produces MDADTDRNYLSPFMKRFSATSSNDLGSKRRKRIKADEGSNYSYGTFPASWRYVVEQRRNQTYTQALNESDPYTTKILLNQLDSGKFGSVTKEIEELIKRRRQVLDYFYAQNPELSLTTCPDVQDSVVSKPMELVAPDVIDLDDDNDGEMERLIPESQLSHHAAPVVIIDSDDDNDATCGPLEVDLKPPSINLLIKDKPTANLLIKDKPTANLLMKDYVDWNSAKSKNSREAGTQMHITGEAETGTTNDKGVYVGTDDLEEDDELSNTNSDGLDDIWQEMTKALVDSKDAPGEALHDQYDVGDEEDCEHSFIFKDDIGDVCRICGVIKRGIETIIEYNFSKTSRTTRTYKYEGRTSREYEHIDIPLDRFKLSDGDSSVTEIHPHPRHKREMKPHQVEGFNFLLSNLVADKPGGCILAHAPGSGKTFMIISFLQSFMAKYPNARPLVVLPRGLLSIWKKEFLRWQVEVIPLHDFYSVKADSRIQQLEVLKEWKKERSILFLGYKQFSSIICDSDSGNVARACQTILLEDPDILILDEGHTPRNQDTDVLTSLERIATPRKVVLSGTLYQNQVKEVFNILNLVRPRFLKMDTSKVIRRRILSRAEISGRRNLMKHGTDNEFYELIEHTLIKDENRLRKVTVIQDLREMTRSVLHYYKGDNLDELPGLVEFSVYLQLSPRQKADVKELTKTVARKFSVNAQGSAIYLHPTLKTLARSSGVKDRVDEGKIDTILGSLNVKEGVKLNFYLNLLQLCESSGEKLLVFSQYLLPLKFLERITAKVKGYSIGKEMFMITGDSDAETRDSSMEKFNSSSEARVFFGSIKACGEGISLVGASRIIILDVHLNPSVTRQAIGRAFRPGQLKKVYTYRLVASDSPEQEDHNSCFKKESIAKLWFEWEEGSGPLNFEMEEVDDVSNCGDDFLETPRLREDVVKVYRR; this is translated from the exons ATGGATGCTGATACCGACAGAAATTATCTGAGTCCATTTATGAAGAGATTCTCGGCTACTTCTTCAAACG ATTTGGGCTCAAAACGACGCAAAAGGATAAAAGCAGATGAAGGAAGTAATTATAGTTATGGTACCTTTCCTGCTTCATGGCGATATGTAGTTGAGCAGAGAAGAAACCAAACATATACACAAGCTCTGAATGAATCGGATCCTTACACCACAAAGATTTTGCTGAACCAATTGGATTCTGGTAAATTTGGAAGTGTGACGAAGGAGATAGAAGAGCTTATCAAGCGGAGACGGCAGGTGTTAGATTACTTTTATGCACAGAATCCTGAACTATCATTGACCACATGTCCTGATGTGCAAGACTCAGTGGTGTCAAAGCCGATGGAGCTAGTTGCTCCTGATGTCATTGACCTTGATGATGATAATGATGGGGAAATGGAAAGGTTGATTCCAGAATCACAGCTTTCCCATCATGCTGCCCCAGTGGTTATCATTGATTCAGATGATGATAATGATGCTACATGTGGTCCACTAGAAGTGGATTTGAAGCCACCTTCTATTAATCTTCTCATTAAGGATAAACCTACTGCAAATCTTCTCATTAAGGATAAACCCACCGCAAATCTCCTCATGAAAGATTATGTG GACTGGAATTCTGCCAAAAGCAAAAATTCTCGAGAAGCAGGTACTCAAATGCATATTACAGGCGAAGCTGAAACTGGAACCACAAATGATAAAGGAGTGTATGTGGGTACCGATGACTTAGAGGAGGATGATGAATTGTCTAATACTAATTCAGATGGTCTGGATGATATTTGGCAAGAGATGACGAAGGCTTTAGTGGATTCAAAG GATGCTCCTGGAGAAGCTCTACATGATCAATATGATGTTGGGGATGAAGAAGACTGTGagcattcttttatttttaaagatgACATTGGTGATGTATGCCGGATTTGTGGGGTTATTAAGAGAGGAATTGAAACCATTATTGAATATAACTTCTCAAAG ACCTCAAGGACTACAAGAACTTACAAATATGAAGGACGAACCAGTAGGGAGTATGAGCATATTGATATCCCCCTTGATCGATTCAAATTATCGGATGGTGATTCTTCTGTTACTGAAATTCACCCACATCCACGCCACAAAAGGGAGATGAAACCCCATCAAGTTGAGGGATTTAACTTTCTTCTGAGCAACCTAGTGGCAGATAAACCTGGAGGTTGTATACTGGCACATGCTCCTGGTTCTGGTAAGACATTCATGATCATCAGTTTCCTTCAGAGTTTCATGGCCAAATATCCAAATGCAAGACCTCTGGTTGTGTTGCCGAGGGGACTCTTGTCAATATGGAAAAAAGAATTCCTCCGATGGCAAGTCGAGGTGATACCTTTACATGACTTCTACTCAGTTAAAGCTGACAGCCGCATACAGCAGCTTGAAGTTTTGAAAGAATGGAAGAAAGAAAGGAGCATACTGTTTCTAGGATATAAACAATTCTCCTCTATTATCTGCGATTCTGACAGCGGGAACGTTGCTCGGGCATGCCAAACTATTTTGCTGGAGGACCCAGATATTCTCATCCTAGATGAAGGCCACACTCCCCGGAACCAAGACACTGATGTCTTGACGTCACTGGAGAGGATTGCAACTCCTCGAAAGGTGGTTCTTTCTGGGACACTCTATCAGAACCAAGTGAAAGAAGTTTTTAACATCTTAAATCTTGTGCGGCCAAGGTTTCTGAAGATGGATACTTCTAAAGTCATAAGGAGGCGTATCTTGAGCAGGGCAGAGATATCTGGCAGAAGGAATTTGATGAAGCATGGCACAGACAATGAGTTCTATGAACTTATAGAGCATACGCTGATCAAAGATGAAAACCGACTCCGGAAGGTGACTGTGATACAAGACTTGCGGGAAATGACTAGAAGTGTCTTGCATTATTACAAGGGTGATAACTTAGATGAACTTCCTGGGCTCGTGGAATTTTCAGTTTATCTTCAGCTCAGCCCCAGACAGAAGGCTGATGTTAAAGAGCTGACGAAAACAGTGGCTAGGAAGTTCTCAGTTAATGCACAAGGAAGTGCTATTTATCTGCACCCAACATTGAAGACGCTTGCCAGGAGTTCCGGTGTAAAAGATAGAGTTGATGAGGGGAAAATTGACACTATCTTGGGGAGCCTAAATGTGAAAGAAGGTGTAAAGCTCAACTTCTACCTTAATCTTCTCCAGCTCTGTGAATCAAGTGGAGAGAAGCTGCTAGTTTTTAGTCAATATCTCCTACCCCTGAAATTCTTGGAGAGAATTACGGCTAAGGTCAAGGGTTACAGCATTGGCAAGGAGATGTTCATGATCACGGGTGATTCTGATGCAGAGACGCGTGATTCTTCAATGGAGAAATTCAACAGTTCATCTGAAGCTCGAGTCTTCTTTGGCTCCATCAAAGCCTGTGGGGAGGGGATATCTCTGGTGGGGGCATCTCGCATCATTATACTTGACGTCCATCTAAATCCATCAGTCACTCGCCAAGCAATTGGGCGAGCATTTAGACCTGGCCAGCTCAAGAAAGTCTACACTTACAGGCTGGTTGCATCTGACTCACCTGAACAGGAGGATCACAATTCATGCTTCAAGAAGGAGTCCATTGCAAAGCTGTGGTTTGAATGGGAGGAGGGCAGTGGTCCGCTGAATTTTGAGATGGAAGAAGTTGACGATGTCAGCAATTGTGGAGACGACTTCTTGGAGACTCCGCGACTGAGGGAAGACGTCGTCAAAGTGTATAGAAGGTAG
- the LOC121750144 gene encoding BEL1-like homeodomain protein 7: MGTYFPMSNNQRDAASMLYSKDPAPASHSSTPILTGNTIMYMNFPPSSEPFSDAIASSCMDAPPVASNSNASSQEVLLNFGGSRALESQLNTWKDRRNEMLMMHQAGGSSSCVLQGGPSMQGKGLSLSLSTHVPLHVPYQNDGADFSSMLGSNALMQGEDRGRNISFENEDNSYAAGFAGGNNGDGASDMSSYGMPSIARAVPNSKYLRAAQELLDEVVNVKKAIKEQNARKELRREGEGELKDGGSDPSFSATPKENGASRVEISAAEKQELQNKLTKLLTMLDEVDRRYRQYYLQMQIVVSSFDVIAGSGAAKPYTALALQTISRHFRCLHDAINGQIQVARRSLGEEDASSNERGVGISRLRYVDQQLRQQRALQQLGMMQQHAWRPQRGLPESSVSILRAWLFEHFLHPYPKDSEKIMLARQTGLTRSQVSNWFINARVRLWKPMVEEMYKEETGDADVDSNSSSETNPRASKPGAKASEDKAEDLQHGTASARQQLMEPKGVEMNDVEMMGSDANSIFQSDYGVGKGEKAEHEAGLFQDAVAESSCGSERFMGAGYHISELERFGSAGGGVSLTLGLQQCEGGGRMAMPNSNHNAFIPLRESDVYNTAASAMGSDPADFECMDSGGRQHRLVSSLLPSFT; this comes from the exons ATGGGAACCTATTTTCCTATGTCAAACAATCAAAGAGATGCTGCATCAATGCTCTACTCCAAGGATCCTGCCCCAGCTTCTCACTCATCAACGCCGATTCTCACCGGAAACACCATCATGTACATGAATTTCCCGCCCTCGTCCGAGCCCTTCTCTGATGCAATAGCCAGCAGCTGTATGGATGCTCCACCCGTCGCCTCAAACTCAAACGCCTCGTCTCAAGAGGTTCTCCTCAACTTTGGGGGCTCACGGGCGTTGGAGAGCCAGCTAAACACTTGGAAGGACAGGAGGAACGAGATGCTCATGATGCATCAAGCAGGGGGGAGCAGCTCTTGTGTCCTTCAAGGCGGCCCGAGCATGCAGGGGAAGGGGCTGTCGCTTAGCCTCAGCACCCACGTCCCCCTGCACGTCCCTTACCAGAACGATGGCGCTGATTTCTCCTCGATGCTGGGGTCTAATGCATTGATGCAGGGTGAAGACAGGGGGAGGAACATTTCTTTTGAGAATGAAGATAATAGCTATGCTGCTGGCTTTGCGGGGGGGAATAATGGGGATGGGGCGAGTGACATGTCCTCGTATGGAATGCCGAGCATTGCAAGAGCTGTCCCTAACTCCAAGTATTTGAGAGCTGCTCAGGAGCTGCTGGACGAAGTTGTGAATGTGAAGAAAGCCATCAAGGAGCAGAATGCTCGGAAAGAGTTGAGGAGAGAGGGTGAAGGGGAGTTGAAGGATGGAGGGTCGGACCCTTCGTTTTCAGCCACGCCTAAGGAGAATGGGGCCTCCCGTGTTGAGATTTCAGCAGCCGAGAAGCAGGAGTTGCAAAATAAACTGACTAAGCTTCTCACAATGTTAGATGAG GTTGACAGGAGATACAGACAGTATTACCTTCAGATGCAGATTGTGGTGTCTTCGTTCGATGTAATAGCCGGATCTGGGGCAGCCAAGCCTTACACTGCGCTTGCGCTTCAGACCATTTCCCGTCACTTCCGCTGCCTACATGATGCTATAAACGGGCAGATTCAAGTAGCACGAAGGAGCCTCGGAGAGGAGGATGCTTCCTCAAACGAGAGGGGGGTTGGGATATCCCGACTGCGCTATGTAGATCAGCAGCTCCGGCAGCAGAGAGCCCTGCAGCAGCTCGGCATGATGCAGCAGCACGCGTGGAGGCCACAGAGGGGATTGCCTGAGTCCTCTGTTTCCATCTTGAGAGCTTGGCTTTTCGAACACTTTCTCCATCC CTACCCGAAAGATTCGGAGAAGATCATGCTGGCGAGGCAGACTGGATTGACAAGAAGTCAG GTCTCAAACTGGTTCATCAATGCTCGAGTGCGTCTCTGGAAGCCGATGGTCGAGGAGATGTACAAAGAGGAGACAGGCGACGCTGATGTCGACTCCAACTCCTCGTCCGAGACAAACCCACGAGCCTCGAAGCCCGGTGCAAAGGCCTCCGAAGACAAAGCAGAGGATCTGCAGCATGGTACGGCTTCCGCAAGGCAGCAGCTCATGGAGCCGAAGGGCGTTGAGATGAACGATGTGGAGATGATGGGGTCGGACGCCAATTCCATCTTCCAGAGCGACTACGGAGTAGGGAAGGGAGAGAAGGCCGAGCATGAGGCAGGCCTCTTCCAAGACGCAGTGGCGGAGTCAAGCTGTGGGAGTGAGAGGTTCATGGGTGCCGGCTACCATATATCAGAGCTCGAGAGATTCGGTAGTGCTGGTGGAGGAGTTTCACTCACACTAGGGTTGCAGCAGTGTGAGGGTGGTGGTAGGATGGCTATGCCTAATAGCAATCACAATGCATTCATTCCACTCAGAGAATCTGATGTATATAACACAGCAGCTTCAGCTATGGGAAGTGACCCTGCAGATTTTGAGTGCATGGATTCGGGTGGCCGGCAGCATCGGCTCGTCTCGTCGTTGCTACCTTCTTTTACCTGA